From a region of the Zonotrichia albicollis isolate bZonAlb1 chromosome 5, bZonAlb1.hap1, whole genome shotgun sequence genome:
- the ZNF518B gene encoding zinc finger protein 518B, giving the protein MQLKKMREILPRLYSGQINDKNNSLTTSPKQSDDKINLSKGADDQNCCYQGTEAENSKLSLISCIKCRNVQKISVQDMEKHKKLEWTEDRNFICKKCSHIEPPAFDFVPEGANAADYEKLERKIPSKTQKMFKVKNFLPGKYYCDKCRFSTKDPLQYKKHVGQHEEIKFLCSHCSYVSYTKGEFQRHLVKHTGTFPYQCEYCEYGAVRHDYIVKHTRRVHETPRKRLSSTLMNHKQKKQSQSTLCKKQKYNKIPFQNELSNLSSNMVCEIPSKATKTVCSSQNVECSINTSSVQDETILEPSELSVCENQSVEVEVYSPKTEPLQPGMPLTVIAPSELVVPSNCLAQIVELKIVNGAQQLVLKLIPMKEATYKSVNCAEEELENQSIERSEEVKKTSSVCQNELLTMEVNVNKLSSVSNQLNLDSTHDKNSECFCSSDSQLSGYSSISVQREDTSKLCFHLVKGIDVHSGVIELCSQSLVKNSAEKKSDLKSSRGKVDGKNNLHRDLYCYEEGKDTYRPKYTSVSEGKNSKIVSVEAAQEGKHFSAVYKEKDTLSVKRVDREHRNLPVSSTEAHMAGKGFDKKFIASSEGGKNFHITKTAAFEDITCGLSKVKRTETISQKSSHLLESLELQKMENKGSPFEGPVISSVFSLSSGTENVPEDVRWDDTIRRKKSATLLCRKIAQLMSAAEPNMKSVPLRSQASSKKLLLPQESSGSCEGAVCATEVEQPATLSEARGGRSVMSEEHSEDQLFTFARTSKNRVTKNSHVATPVFIPKGTMLRVLNATSSQSSCGIEHRGETSAPVHHNEMFLPRPVPISVSEALSSNFPCLPNQSEPSAESQTISLRQRPKREASAKNNSKQTSVAFQKGSDVSKQSKPYSKSPKNKARQTRFRELPKRKTRAQSETTSSSDMSYLLTARRLRLLPLKTNQLIKCPRRNQPVVVLNHPDVDSPEIINVMKTINKYKGQVLKVVLSERTSSCLGVKRYRKRLTLQDGETGNQAKKRSMLKMKLKKTHKNNYQVVETSPAEALRCLFKCWFCGRVYMDQEEWISHGQRHLIEATKGWDVLSLQARKR; this is encoded by the coding sequence ATGCAGTtgaaaaaaatgagggaaatttTACCAAGATTGTACTCTGGCCAAattaatgataaaaataattctttaacTACATCCCCAAAGCAATCTGATGATAAAATAAATCTATCAAAAGGGGCAGATGACCAGAACTGCTGTTACCAAGGAACTGAGGCTGAGAACAGTAAGTTGTCACTGATAAGCTGTATAAAGTGCAGAAATGTTCAGAAAATTTCAGTGCAAGATATGGAGAAGCATAAGAAGCTTGAGTGGACTGAAGACAGAAATTTCATCTGCAAGAAGTGCAGTCATATTGAACCACCAGCTTTCGATTTTGTTCCTGAAGGTGCCAATGCTGCAGACTATGAaaaacttgaaagaaaaatcccaagTAAAACCCAGAAAATGTTTAAAGTAAAAAATTTTCTGCCAGGCAAATACTACTGTGATAAATGCAGATTTTCAACAAAGGATCCTTTACAGTATAAAAAGCACGTAGGGCAAcatgaagaaattaaatttctttgTTCCCACTGTAGTTATGTATCCTACACCAAAGGAGAATTCCAGAGACATTTGGTGAAGCACACTGGAACCTTTCCATATCAGTGTGAGTACTGTGAATATGGTGCTGTTAGACATGACTATATAGTTAAACATACGAGAAGAGTACATGAAACACCCAGAAAACGCCTGTCAAGTACTCTCATGAACCACAAGCAAAAGAAGCAGAGTCAAAGCACTTTATGTAAAAAGCAGAAATACAATAAAATTCCTTTCCAAAATGAACTTTCAAATTTGTCTTCAAATATGGTTTGTGAGATTCCAAGTAAAGCAACTAAAACAGTCTGCTCATCTCAAAATGTAGAATGTAGCATAAACACATCATCCGTCCAGGATGAGACAATATTGGAGCCATCTGAACTGAGTGTATGTGAGAATCAGAGTGTGGAGGTTGAGGTTTATTCTCCAAAAACAGAGCCTTTACAACCTGGGATGCCTTTAACAGTAATTGCACCATCTGAACTTGTAGTTCCTTCCAATTGTTTAGCTCAGATAGTAGAGCTAAAAATAGTGAATGGAGCACAACAGCTGGTTCTTAAACTAATTCCTATGAAAGAAGCAACTTACAAATCTGTGAACTGTGCAGAAGAGGAACTTGAGAATCAAAGTATAGAACGATCTGAAGAAGTAAAGAAAACATCTTCTGTCTGTCAGAATGAGTTACTAACTATGGAAGTGAATGTAAACAAATTATCCAGTGTTAGTAACCAGCTTAATTTGGATAGTACACATGACAAGAATTCTGAATGTTTTTGTTCCTCTGATTCTCAGCTCTCAGGCTATAGCTCTATATCTGTACAGAGGGAAGATACATCAAAATTATGCTTTCATTTGGTGAAAGGTATTGATGTCCATTCAGGTGTTATAGAACTTTGTTCTCAATCTCTGGTGAAGAACagtgctgaaaaaaaaagtgatctTAAATCCTCGAGGGGGAAAGTAGATGGAAAAAATAACTTGCATCGTGATCTGTACTGTTATGAAGAAGGCAAAGATACATACCGTCCAAAATACACTTCCGTTTCTGAAGGTAAAAATTCCAAGATTGTTTCAGTAGAAGCTGCTCAGGAGGGCAAACATTTTTCTGCTGTCTATAAAGAAAAGGATACATTGTCTGTGAAGAGGGTTGACAGAGAACATAGGAATCTACCAGTCAGCTCTACTGAAGCACATATGGCTGGAAAGGGTTTTGATAAAAAATTTATTGCATCCTCTGAAGGAGGGAAAAACTTCCACATTACTAAAACTGCAGCTTTTGAGGATATAACTTGTGGCTTGAGCAAAGTAAAGAGAACTGAAACCATAAGCCAAAAGAGTAGTCATCTTCTGGAATCACTTGAACTACAGAAGATGGAAAATAAAGGCAGTCCTTTTGAAGGACCTGTTATTTCATCTGTATTTTCTCTTAGCTCTGGGACTGAAAATGTTCCAGAGGATGTCAGATGGGATGACACAATACGCAGGAAGAAATCAGCAACATTGCTGTGTAGAAAGATTGCGCAGCTCATGTCTGCTGCTGAACCTAACATGAAATCCGTGCCCTTGAGAAGTCAGGCTTCTAGTAAAAAGTTACTTTTGCCTCAAGAAAGTTCAGGAAGCTGTGAGGGAGCTGTTTGTGCCACTGAAGTGGAACAGCCTGCAACTTTGTCTGAAGCACGTGGTGGAAGAAGTGTGATGAGTGAAGAACACAGTGAAGATCAGCTCTTTACATTTGCAAGAACTTCTAAAAACAGGGTAACTAAAAATTCCCATGTTGCTACCCCGGTGTTCATCCCTAAAGGGACAATGCTGAGAGTGCTGAATGCTACCAGCAGTCAAAGCTCATGTGGAATAGAACACAGGGGTGAAACATCAGCTCCTGTGCATCACAATGAAATGTTCCTGCCTCGCCCAGTCCCCATCAGTGTTTCTGAGGCACTCAGCAGTAATTTCCCATGTTTGCCTAATCAGAGTGAACCAAGTGCTGAGTCCCAAACTATATCACTCAGGCAAAGACCAAAGCGAGAGGCAAGTGCTAAAAATAACAGCAAGCAAACTAGTGTGGCATTTCAGAAAGGCAGTGATGTGAGCAAGCAAAGCAAGCCCTATTCAAAAAGTCCCAAAAATAAGGCAAGACAAACAAGATTCAGAGAACTTCCTAAGAGGAAAACAAGAGCTCAGTCAGAAACCACTTCAAGTTCTGATATGTCATACCTGTTGACAGCAAGGCGTCTTCgacttcttcctctgaaaacGAATCAGTTGATAAAATGCCCTCGTCGTAATCAGCCAGTTGTGGTACTAAACCATCCTGATGTTGATTCACCAGAGATAATTAATGTCATGAAGACTATCAACAAGTATAAAGGTCAAGTCCTGAAAGTAGTTCTGTCAGAAAGGACAAGTAGTTGTCTTGGTGTCAAACGTTATCGAAAGCGTCTTACTCTTCAGGATGGTGAGACaggaaaccaagcaaaaaaGCGGAGTATGCTAAAAATGAAGCTAAAAAAGACCCACAAAAACAACTATCAAGTGGTGGAAACTTCACCAGCTGAAGCACTTAGGTGTCTCTTTAAGTGTTGGTTTTGTGGGAGAGTATATATGGACCAAGAAGAATGGATAAGTCATGGACAGAGACACTTAATAGAGGCAACCAAGGGCTGGGATGTTCTTTCTCTTCAAGCAAGAAAACGTTAA